The nucleotide sequence GAATTTGCAGGCAGGGCTTCCCCAACAGGATTCCTTTCCAGGAGTTCAGACAGCGGTACGAGCTGCTCACACCCAATGTCATACCCAAGGGATTCATGGATGGAAAGAAGGCTTGCGAAAACATGGTTCGTTgtcattaaattaaaatatttattattttttgctactTTGCTGACGATTTATTTGCTAAAACGCCTTTACGTCTTACAGATTCAATCTCTGGAACTGGATCCCAACTTATACAGGGTCGGACAATCTAAGATCTTCTTCAGAGCTGGAGTTCTGGCTCATCtggaagaggagagagattACAAGATCACAGATCTGATAGTCAACTTCCAAGCGTTCTGCCGTGGATTCCTGGCCAGACGCAACTATCAGAAACGTTTGCAGCAGCTTAACGCTATCCGTATCATTCAAAGAAATTGCGCCGCTTATCTGAAGCTTCGCAACTGGCAATGGTGGCGTCTGTACACCAAGGTTAAGCCTCTGCTGGAGGTGACCAAGCAGGAGGAAAAGCTCACCcagaaagaagacgagttgAAGCAAGTGCGCGACAAGCTAGAAATGCAATTGCACTCAGCTCAAGAGTACGAACGCAAATATCAACAGGCAATCGAGGAAAAGACAATGTTGGCCGAGCAGCTCCAAGCTGAGGTGGAACTGTGCGCTGAGGCTGAGGAAATGCGCGCCAGGCTGTCGGCCAGAAAGCAGGAGCTTGAAGAAATCTTGCACGATCTGGAAGCCAGAATcgaagaggaggaagagcGCACCACTGCCCTGATGGCGGAAAAGAAGAAGCTCCAATTGAATATCAGCGATCTGGAAGAGCAACTGGAAGAGGAAGAAACCACCAGACAGAAGTTGCAACTTGAGAAGGTCCACTGCGACGCCAAAATCAAGAAGTTGGAGGAAGACATTGCCTTATCCGACGATACGAACCAGAAGCTGCTGAAGGAAAAGAAACTCCTGGAGGAAAGAGCCAACGACTTGTCCCAGGCTTTGGcagaagaggaggagaaagCCAAGCACTTGGCCAAGCTGAAGACAAAACACGAGGCGACGATCGCGGACCTCGAGGAGAGATTGCTTAAGGACCACCAGCAGCGCCAGGAGGTTGACAGATCCAAGAGGAAAGTCGAGACCGAGGTATCGGATCTGAAGGAGCAACTGGCCGAAAAGAAGGCTCAGCTCGAGGAACTGCAGTTGCTGATGGGCAAGCGTGAGGAAGAACTCACGCAGGCGCTAACCAAGATCGATGAGGAGAGCGCGATCAAGGCCCAGTCTCAGAAGGCTCTGCGCGAGCTCGAATCCCAGCTTGTAGAGTTGCAAGAGGACCTCGAAGCCGAGAAAATCGCCCGCAGCAAGGCGGAGAAACTCAAGCGCGACTTAAACGAGGAATTGGAGGCCTTGAAGAACGAACTGCTCGACTCGCTCGACTCGACAGCTGCTCAGCAGGAACTACGAAGCAAGCGAGAACAAGAATTAGCCACTCTGAAGAAGAACCTCGAGGAGGAGACTTCGCTGCACGAGGCGACGTTGCAGGACATGCGCCACAAACACACCCAGGAGTTGACGACCATAAACGAACAGATGGACGCTCTGAAGAAGACCAAGGCCGCGTTGGAAAAGGCAAAGGGCGCTCTCGAGACTGAGAATGCAGAGCTGACAACAGAGCTGCGTTCGGTGAGTGCGAGCAGACAAGAGTCCGACCGCAGGCGTAAGCAAGCTGAACAGCAACTCGTGGAGGTCAACGCCAAGCTCATGGAAGTCGAAGCCGCAAGGCAGGAGCTCGCCGAGAAGGTGGCCAAGCTTCAGGCCGAGGCCGAGAATGTATCTCAGCAGCTGGAGACGGCCGAGTTGAAGGCTTCCGCGGCAATGAAGGCATCCGCCACCTGCGAAGGCCAATTCACCGAACTTCAGCAACAACTCGAGGAGGAAACCAAGCAGAAGCTTGCGCTGAGCTCGAAACTCCGCGCCCTCGAGAGTGAAAAGGAGACCCTGCGCGATCAGCTCGACGAAGAGGAGGAGGCCAAACGCGCGCTCGAGAAGCAAGTACTGGCTCTCAACACTCAGTACACCGAGGCCAAGAAGCGTGCCGACGAGGAAAGCGAAAACGCTGCAGCTCTGGAGGAGGCGAGAAAGCGCCTTGTAAAGGACATCGAGGCTCTGCAGCGTCAAGTCGAGGAACTCCAGGCAGCGAACGAGAAGCTTGACAAGTCAAAGAAAAAGATCCAGGCCGAGCTTGAGGACAGCACAATCGAACTGGACCTGCAACGCGCCAAGGTTATTGAACTagaaaagaagcagaagaactTTGACAAGGTTCTCATGGAAGAAAAGGCCATATCCATGCAGTACGCCGAGTTGCGCGATGCTGCGGAGCGTGAAGCTCGCGAGAAGGAGACCAAGGTGTTGTCTTTGACTCGCGAACTCGACGAGATGAACGACAAGGTCGAAGAGCTGGAGCGCGGACGCAAGAGCTTGCAGGCCGAACTCGACGAGCTCGTCAACAATCAAGGTACTGCTGACAAAAACGTGCACGAGCTCGAGAAAGCTAAGCGTCTGCTCGAGTCCAAGATCTCAGAACAGCAGGCCCAGGTTGAAGAGCTCGAAGATGAACTGCAGTGTACTGAGGACGCCAAACTCAGACTCGAGGTCAACATGCAGGCCATGAGAGCGCAATTCGAGCGTGAGCTCCAGGCTAAGGAAGAGCAGGCTGAGGAGAAGCGTCGCGGACTTGTCAAACAGCTGAGAGATCTGGAAGCTGAACTAGAAGACGAGAGGAAGCAGAGATCTGCAGCCATAGCCCAACGCAAGAAGATCGAGGCCGACTACAAGGATATGGAGCAGCAACTCGAGATGCACAACAAAGTCAAAGAAGACGCCCTTAAGCAGCTCAAGAAGCTGCAGACTCAGATCAAAGACTGCACCCGAGAAACAGAGGAGGCTAGAGCCGCACGGGACGAACTTGCCGCTGCTTCGAAGGAAGTCGAACGAAAGGTTAAGGGTCTGGAAGCCGACGTGATGCAATTGACTGAGGACTTGACGAGTAGCGAGAGAGCTCGCCGTGTTGCAGAGACCGAGCGTGATGAGCTGCAGGAGGAGCTGAACAACAATGCGAACAAGGGCACGATCCTGCTCGACGAGAAGCGCCGACTAGACGCGAGAATCGCCACCCTGGAAGAAGAGCTCGAGGAAGAACAATCCTCCAACGAGGTTcgtatttacgtttatttcacTCTTGTAGTGCGATCAAACAAGTTTTTCTGATGTATTTTACTCTTTTTAGGTTCTTATGGATCGTGCACGAAAGGCGCAGTTGGCCATCGAACAGCTCACCACAGACTTACAGACTGAGCGCTCGGCCACGCAAAAATTGGAATCTCACCGGTCTCTTCTGGAGCGACAGAACAAGGAGCTCAAAGCCAAGTTGGCCGAGCTTGAGACGGCACAGCGAGCCAAGTCCAAGGCTACCATCCAGGCGCTCGAGAGCAAGATCAATAACCTCGAAGAGCAAGTGGACACAGAGACGAAGGAGAGGTTCGCGCAGCAGAAGGTCAACAGGAAGCTAGACAAGAAGGTGAAGGAGCTGGTGCTCCAGGTCGAGGACGAGAGAAGGAATGCCGAGCAGTACAAGGAACAGGTGGAGAAGGTCAACGGTAGAATGAAGAGCCTGAAGAGACAGCTCGACGAGGCCGAGGAAGAGATCAGCAGGCACAAGGCATCCAAGCGAAAGCAACAGAGAGATCTGGAAGATATGATGGAACAGAACGAGGTGCTCAATAGAGAAGTTGGCAATCTGAAAAACAAACTGAGGTAAGCACGCAGTCGTTAAAGTTTCTTTCCTTCTCTTTTAAAACGGAAAGCGAGGTCTACCTTGCTATATTTCAAACTATATCTGCCTTGCTTTCACTtgtttactttaaaaaatgaagaaaaaaaacaatcagagaaaaatgtttaagtCTGATATACTGTCATTTTGCCTCTTCATATCTTCTGTTTATCTCTCGTCGGCGACCGCTGCAGCGAGTTAGATACAAAGTCATCTAGCAGGCCGTTGGGCTCCACTTATCGTGGCCGCTGGAAGGACGAGATTATTCTGAACGTGTAGGTATTGCGTGAAAACGAGCGCGGGTGAATGCGGCATTAGTTAAAAAGAACATCCATTCCTCGCACACGTTCCTCTGTTTTACAAAATTCATAGATGAGCCCCAGGCCGATTTTCTCTGCGTAAAGCATGGAGCGCAGACAGGCCCATGAAACAATGCATCGAAGAATTTTCTCACTAACTTTTTTCCCCATGAGAGTGAATTAACCCTTGTATATAGCATTTTTGACTCGACTATTCTGTTTACGTGATGAATTTTCGAGTCGTAACCCAATCTTTCACGATATCGATGAAagttatttgatttttaattattccgACCATACGTATGAAAGCCTTATCCTAATACTTTTATTTGGTGGTTCGTAGGCGCGGTGGTCAACCAATCGGTGGATTGGGATCGGCGAGACTGAAACGTACTTCCATGCAGACCGGAGGCTCGGGCGACGACTCAACCACGCAGGACGAGAGCATAGATGGCGAGGAAAACGCGAATTGATACAGTGCGAGACAATCTCGAGAAATCGACGAGGACGACACGCGAAATAACGCATaatataaaacaatatataagtatatatcgTCCAGAGTCCGGAATTCGAAAGGAAAGAACACTGGCTTCCAGGGTAAATGATAGACAGGCAAAGATAAGCGAGAGACAGATACAGTCGCATTTTTTAGTGCGATTAGTACGCAAATCCCTTGCGAAACTGTCTGGgcaaaggaaaaaaagaacaacaaGATGACCGAGACGTCTAGGGAAGTAATGATCGATGCTGATTTATACAATCTTTGTTATTCTTGTTCCCTCCCCCGTATACTAGGAGTACATAATATTTAAAGATTATGCGTATACACTAGTTTCTTGAGATGCCATCGCACGAATGCAAATGTGAACGTCTTGAGCGTACAAGAGTTCGCGATCGGGAAGTAAGGAAAGAAAGTTTAATGATCATGTACATAAATTTACAACCATACCGAAAGAGGAAATTGAGAGACCGTAGAACGGTTTATGATGTATGAGGACACGCGGTTCtgatgcgcgcgcgaagcTAAACAAAAAACGAATGGAGGTTCTTGCTActagcaataaaaaaaaaagtttataaacCTGTAACACTCTTAGATAGTTGTAAgccattattattatcattattattattatattattgtattattgtattattataattactaTTACGTTTTTACATTGCGATCAGCATCATTCGTATGGACTTTGTGTTACGAAAATGATGAAGTTGTTTCAACGATAGATCCGAAATTCTGAGAGATAAAATCCACTTCAGAGAGCAGAAGACAATGTAGAGAAGCTGCGTTACGGGGTCGCTTTCATTTTAAAGGACTCGCTATGTGACTTTTCGGCCTTTTGGTGCTTTTACACATTTCGCTTGATgagcatttataaaataaatgaaaatcatgATTAATGTTGCTTCCTGCTTACGTACAATTAATTTACCTTCGCGCGTATTATTCGAGCAACTAAAGTTACTTAACGCTACTACTCTCGCGTTGTACTTAAGCTTCTTTTAGTTTGATCACTCACGCGTTGTACCTTTAAAATGGAACGCGTGTTTTCttggtttttttttacacatgacgggaggaaaaatttttaagtaaaaaGAGCGGAAGCCTTTTGTTCACGAccgtaactttgaaaaaaaaaattacagaaaaaCTGCGTCCGGCATACATGGACTTTATATACACGGActttcgataaaaaaaaatgcgtaaACTGCCGGtaggagaaagaaagagagaggaggtTCTCGAAACGTCAATTCTCGCACGTTCGATTTTATATGAGCATTTTACGAAATTCTTTGTATTTAAAAgcatttacaatatttatacagcCTATATTAAGAGGAAAAAACGAAGCCGAAACTAATAAGAATTGAATAGACTAACTTGAAAGACTagtatattttttgatgatactAATGCACGACGCATAAGTCGATGAGTGTTTAAGATATAGACATTAGACAGTGCGCAGTACGATAACCGTAACCTTATTATCCAATGTAACTAGGGCCTTATTATGATTAACAGGAATTGTTTGTAACGTTGCAGGACCGTCGGATTCGAAAGCCTCTGAAAGTGTCGTTACACactaattttgtatatatacatacgagTAAATTTACGCGGGTGCGCTCAGTTGGTTAAAGCACGCGTCGCTGTAGCAGCCAGTATATACACGCTCGTTGATTCTAGCTTTTTAGCTCCATTTTTAATTGCCACAAGTCAGTACCGGCAGATCCGATTTATTATTTCCTTCTACGTACacatattattaattttactctGGTGGCGAAAGACGAAGTGAGTGgcatttttttcgtttcaaaGAAACcattatataaaagaaaatataacgcatgcaattaaaatatgaaatattaaTAGATTCGGAAAAATGTGAGTGAGTTTTGATACCTTTTATATCGATCAAACACACAGGCGATGGCTTGCGCGCGCTGATCATACAGTTAATTGGATCTTGCATATACAAAAGaagatataataataaagtacAGAACcaattagtttaaaaaaaaagtgttgCGTTTATTTTAAGACACCTGTTACACATGACCTTCCGATCGTATCACAGAGAACGAGCTTACGAGTTACCTTTGTTATCGCTTAATTGTTGCTTCGGCTTTCCGCAATTTCCAGCAACTCCTTAGCCAAGCCGCGAGTGCAATAGTCGAGAGGACATTTCTCCTCCTTGTTCTTCGTGTGTAAATCGGCACCGTTAGTTACCAAGATCTTGGCTTCCTCCTGACGGTCTTCCTCGCACGCTAAGTGCAGTGCAGTGCAGCCGTAACAGTCTCTTTGATCTGTGCGACAACGATACGATCATATTAACGACTCCAAGTCTTAAGTAAAGAAAAGTTAGGCCTACCGATGTTTAAATGCTCCCCACTCTCAACGAGCAGTTTGACGATCTCCAGGTTGCCTTTGGAAGCGGCTCTGTGCAGTGGCGTAGCGCCTCTCTTATCAGCGATGTTAATGCTCGCCTCCTTCTCAAGAAGATTCGCGCAAATGGATTTGTAATTCTTGGACGAGGCGTACTGCAACGCGGAGTGGCCTTCGCTAGTCTTGGCATTTATGTCCGCGCCCTCCTTGAGCAAGATGTTCACGACCTTCTCCCGTCCCGCGGATGCTGCGAGTATCAGCGGTGTCATCTCCATCTAGCGAATGAAATAGTGGACGTTATTCGTAAATTCGCGCCGATTGTAGCCGCGCGTACCACGTGACCGGCTACGTGCGCTTTGTGTTGTGTTTGTATGCTGTGTCATACTCGGGTGTTCGTGCACAGAATTCTCAATGAGATTAACTTACGTCGTCTCTGGGATCCACGGGTACGCCGAGCGACAGCAGGTGACAGAGCACATCGTCGTGGCCTCCCAAAGCTGCCCAGTGGAGCAATGTTCTTTGATTCTGTAGGCGGTTTCGTTATATAGGTTAGAACTTTCAAGCGCTCCAGAACGGATGTCGTAACGCGcttttttccaattttactACGTACCTCGTCCGTCTGGGTTTTCAGCTTCTCGTTCTGGGCTAAGAGCGGTTTGAGGGTGTTGATGTGGCCATGATAGGCCATATCAAAGGGCTTGGATTTATCGCTGCCGCCGGTTCGCGTCGTCGCCATTTTCACCGTTTGTTTTTCCGTTCACCAAACTCCAAAGCGCGATTGTCGTCTGCGCATATAAGGGGGGGGGGTCACTCGGCGGAGGCATTCGAGCTATACTGAGTCACGTGTTCGCGCCTGACACAAAAAGTGCCGAGGAGGCgaatagaaagagaaaagggAGCCATCAGGCGCAAAAAGAATGCACACCTACACACCGTTATATATCCTATACATAGACGTTttatatacaattatttattatttaaaactgACACTTATAAATTGTTGCAACACTTACATTATACATAACAGTTATAAATTTTAGACTTACAAAATGTACAGAATAATTTACAAGAATCACAATGATACGGGCGTGTTTTCCCCGTGTGTCTCGTCGGTATAGCACAGTCGTACTCGAGAACGCGCCTTTGTACCTTTTTGAATCGCGCCCATGAGCGAGATATCGTCGACGCGCGTTGTCGgctccatatatatatatataacataacatatGTACTTTCATTCATATCAAGCTTTGGTCAATATCGCATtagtcagagagagagagagagagatagataaaaaGTAGAGCTGCGTTCGCGTTTGTGGCGTTGAAAGAAGTAGCGAGAACGTCGTCGTTACTCGGACGTCTCGGTATTGTTTGGCTCGCCGAGCTCGTTCTTTTCATCCTTGGCTAGCTTGCCGCGATTGATACAGTCACGCACAGCCTGCAGGATTATGGGTATCCTACGGTCAAGGGCCGTGAGATGAGGCTCCCAGAGGATCGGCGCTACCGGATCCCGGGCCATGCTCTCTCGCATGGCGCTGCTCAGTCTAATCGGACCATTGTGGTACCTGCGgacaagaaaaaaatataagccAACGGCAATTATAATAACCGGCTGTTGTATAACGATACGATTCACGCTAATCAACAGGTTGACCGATACGTAACGCAAACATGATTCACGATTTATTGTGTGTAACTGACTTTTTAATTACGAAGAAAATGTCGTAGCAGGAGGCGCGTTGTTGCGTACTTTATAATCCGTTGCGAAAAATCGTTCGTGCACTAGTTTAGCCGTGAGTACATGCCTAGAGGCGGCTCGTTGAATAAAACCGCAAATCACgtgtcatttcatattcatgAAAGCCACTACTACTTCCAGCACTGGCACTCGCGCTCTAGACGCGCGCTGCCATCGAACTTTCGCTCTTGAGCTTTTAAATTGGCTTGTTTTGATAGCGCAAACGAGTCGATAAGCCGCGCATGTTATAATTACCTGAGAAGGGTTCTCAACGTGCTCTCGCGAATCATGCAGCACTGCAGCAACGGCGAGAGACAGCTGATCTCGTCGTGGAACGGCTTGCCGAAGCCTCGGCCGTTGTCGAGGTGCAGGGTGAAGGTCTCGTTGCCGAAGAGCTTGAAGGTCTCGTAATGGTGTCGATCCATGTTGCCCGTGAGAAAGTCGAACACCGACATGTCGATCAGGTCGAGCAGCCTGCGGCCCTCGTTGTAGGGATGGAGCTCGCGCACCATGTTGCAGTAGTCCGAGTCTGCGGGCGTGCAAGGATATGATAATTACaagtcgtctctctctcgtagAAATTGCGCGCGATACGTAATTCCCATAATAACGGaacgccctctctctctcggaaaaaTCTTCGCTGTATCGTTTCCGCCGCGGGTAGAGCGATAAACCGGAGTCGACGTTTTTTCCACATCTTTTACAGTTTCGAGGGATCGGCAATAAATGTTCTAGCTCGTTCGTTCGGCGAGGCCGAAGCCGCATCGCTCGAAAAATTTATCATCGCCCGTTCGCGATAGCATTTTATCGCCGAGCCTCGCTAATGTGTTTATTAATTGACTTTGTTCGTCCGTTCGCTGTTTGATAAGAAAGCGCTCGCGTTGTCTCAAACGTTCTACTTAcgcttctgaaataataataaaaaaaaataaaaaaaaaaaaaacgcgaaaaagaATTGTAGCGAAGGAAAAGCTTCAACCAACCCGTCTCCCACTGAGCCTTGAGTCTCTTGTGGTAGCTCCTCCGCCAGGGATGCCTCCAGACCTTCCGCGGCACGACGCTCTTGTCCGGCAGAAAAGCAGCGAAGCTGCCCTCGAGCTGATCCTTGGGCGAGCCGCAGATCGCGTGGCTCGTGTCGCAGTAGTAGGTGCACTTGCCGTGGAAGCAGAGATTACCCGCCGGACTGACGAAGAACGTCTTGAGGATGTCGCTGTCCGTCACCTGGTAGATCTCCGTGGTCATGTTGAGCGTCCGACCTGTCACCGGCATACATCGCCGGAAGTCCAGGAGTCGGTCCAGGTGGAAGGCCGCTATCTCCGCGTTGTGGCGCTCGTAGTCCGTGAAGTAGAAGTGGTTCGGAAGCGTCTGTTGCTCCCGTGGAAACCTTGAATGgaatttgcttttttattcTCATTGTTATTCGCGATACTTATGCGGCTATTTGCGAGGGATCATTATCGAAGCCGTTTAGCCGTATGCGTGCGAAGGAAATATTATAGTTGCGAATCGTTATGGCTTCCCTGCGAACTGTTACGCCGTCGTTTATTCGTAACTATCTCGATTACAAGAGGGATATGAAAGTAggattgcattttttttttctttcgcgagCATTAGAGAAATTCAAGCGGATTCCGTCAACAAGTCGGAAAAATCGAACTTATGTATCAGCTCGGTACCCGGGCCGAGAGAACCGTTGGATAAGCATTATGTAAAGTGACATTTTCTCAAGTGAGACTCAATTCGCGGCTCACGAAGAAAGTTAATGTCAATTTTCACAGTTATACTATTATACAAAGTCGAAGAGACAAAGCAGCGCTGTAAATTTCCTCGATAAAATTACCTCATCGGCTTGAAGAGCGCCTGCATCTTGTTCGGATAGTCCATGACGAGTTTGAGCTGCGTGCCACCCGACTTCTCCGCTGAAACAGACAATCGGCGTCATTCCAACAAGCCTTCATACTGTACAGAAGCAGCATAGTAACGCACTGCAGACACTAAATCATCTCGACTCTCTTACAGGCATGAACGATCGGCTGGCTGGCCATGAACTCCAGCAGGTCCTCCACTACTCTCGAGCCCTTCGAGTACAGCTCCCGCTTGCGTATCTGCATGTGGAATTTATCCAGCAGCGTCGTGTTCTTCCtgcaaaatatatatatatgcgcgagGCCAAGCTCTATTATAACAGGAAAACTAATCGTGATGGTTACACTGTCTCTCTGTGTGCTATCATCGAAGCCGCGAGGGCTATCCGATGGAGTAATGTACGGCGAGCTGACGCGCGGGAAACTCAATACCGgtgtgcgcgtgcgtgtgtgcgcgcgtgtgtacacgtatatagaATAGAGAGAAGCCGCTGCAGCGCTAATTAGAGCGGACAGCGTGCAATTAAATCTGCGCTAGCGCGTGAGTATACGCCGTGTATAtacatctttctctctctctctctatctctctctggAGTAAAAGGAAGCGGAGAAGGTTCTCCTCCGGAGGCGAGCGCGATTTTACGGCTAATCGATGCGAAAAAGCGAACTCGCGCGTCAAAAAATTCCTTTCACTTTGCATTCATCTCTCTCACCCCGGCTTCAGGTGTTTAAGCTCCGCTACCGAGGGGTTCTCCTCGACGTCCTCGAGAACTTCGCTCTTGATGACGGAGAAGTCGTCCATCCGAGAGTCGTCCGCGTTCAGCAGCAGCTTCTGCAGGTCTTCGAAGGCGTCGTGAGGTGGTTGGCTGCTCTTTGTGCTGGTCTCCACGAGCAACTGAGGCGACGCCGCTCCCGGCGTCtcgttattgttgttgttgttgttgttgttgttgttgttctccGAACCCGAGGCCAGCTCTCGACTGGCGTTCGGCCGCTGCAGGAACTTCCGCCTGGAATGTCGTGGAAGAGGACGTGGAAATGAGCGGACCGCAATAACGTTATCGGGAAAGTCTGCGCTGCGtgtgtataatattatttGTATGATCTTATATCGCGAGCCGAGGCTGTAAATTTGGAGTAGCGGAACGACTTTCGAAGGTCCTTACTatagaggggggggggggggaacaAAAACGAGCGATTAATAAAGCGAGCGTTGATCTCGTTTTCCTTTTTCCCCCCTATGAGGATTTCAAGTTGAATTCCACGATGCTTTTTCGGCCTGTATAGATGTATATACTTTCGAACGGTGCAACCGCACGCTCCCTGAGGGGAAAAATTTGTTCAACGGTTACGCACACCCCGCGCAGGTGTTAACAGCTTtggaatttttgaaatgaaaGAGAAACAAAGCTAAGCCGCAGTCGACGTGTCCGCAATTAATTTTCGCGCCAAGAATAGTCGCGATTTGACTAATTAAACTTTCTCG is from Nasonia vitripennis strain AsymCx chromosome 1, Nvit_psr_1.1, whole genome shotgun sequence and encodes:
- the LOC100123841 gene encoding 26S proteasome non-ATPase regulatory subunit 10, producing MATTRTGGSDKSKPFDMAYHGHINTLKPLLAQNEKLKTQTDENQRTLLHWAALGGHDDVLCHLLSLGVPVDPRDDMEMTPLILAASAGREKVVNILLKEGADINAKTSEGHSALQYASSKNYKSICANLLEKEASINIADKRGATPLHRAASKGNLEIVKLLVESGEHLNIDQRDCYGCTALHLACEEDRQEEAKILVTNGADLHTKNKEEKCPLDYCTRGLAKELLEIAESRSNN
- the LOC100123842 gene encoding extracellular serine/threonine protein CG31145 isoform X2, coding for MLRNCAEAHPKKERERLTWRDEATGFSGHRRSSSPSEPIAPPRRKRRSESRSISSAKAKCSPPPPAKCRLANSANAAAAAASRESLTQQQQQQQQRKGCQSGGDESKSKSSEKTSRDKTEDRMIERTIKLAQRCVRLREKLIIGLAALAILFTILLVMDLQLDLGYSGHHLLPSHGRVKMSEDPERDTVYNNFRKNTTLLDKFHMQIRKRELYSKGSRVVEDLLEFMASQPIVHASEKSGGTQLKLVMDYPNKMQALFKPMRFPREQQTLPNHFYFTDYERHNAEIAAFHLDRLLDFRRCMPVTGRTLNMTTEIYQVTDSDILKTFFVSPAGNLCFHGKCTYYCDTSHAICGSPKDQLEGSFAAFLPDKSVVPRKVWRHPWRRSYHKRLKAQWETDSDYCNMVRELHPYNEGRRLLDLIDMSVFDFLTGNMDRHHYETFKLFGNETFTLHLDNGRGFGKPFHDEISCLSPLLQCCMIRESTLRTLLRYHNGPIRLSSAMRESMARDPVAPILWEPHLTALDRRIPIILQAVRDCINRGKLAKDEKNELGEPNNTETSE
- the LOC100123842 gene encoding extracellular serine/threonine protein CG31145 isoform X3; this translates as MIERTIKLAQRCVRLREKLIIGLAALAILFTILLVMDLQLDLGYSGHHLLPSHGRVKMSEDPERDTVYNNFRRKFLQRPNASRELASGSENNNNNNNNNNNNETPGAASPQLLVETSTKSSQPPHDAFEDLQKLLLNADDSRMDDFSVIKSEVLEDVEENPSVAELKHLKPGKNTTLLDKFHMQIRKRELYSKGSRVVEDLLEFMASQPIVHASEKSGGTQLKLVMDYPNKMQALFKPMRFPREQQTLPNHFYFTDYERHNAEIAAFHLDRLLDFRRCMPVTGRTLNMTTEIYQVTDSDILKTFFVSPAGNLCFHGKCTYYCDTSHAICGSPKDQLEGSFAAFLPDKSVVPRKVWRHPWRRSYHKRLKAQWETDSDYCNMVRELHPYNEGRRLLDLIDMSVFDFLTGNMDRHHYETFKLFGNETFTLHLDNGRGFGKPFHDEISCLSPLLQCCMIRESTLRTLLRYHNGPIRLSSAMRESMARDPVAPILWEPHLTALDRRIPIILQAVRDCINRGKLAKDEKNELGEPNNTETSE
- the LOC100123842 gene encoding extracellular serine/threonine protein CG31145 isoform X1; the protein is MLRNCAEAHPKKERERLTWRDEATGFSGHRRSSSPSEPIAPPRRKRRSESRSISSAKAKCSPPPPAKCRLANSANAAAAAASRESLTQQQQQQQQRKGCQSGGDESKSKSSEKTSRDKTEDRMIERTIKLAQRCVRLREKLIIGLAALAILFTILLVMDLQLDLGYSGHHLLPSHGRVKMSEDPERDTVYNNFRRKFLQRPNASRELASGSENNNNNNNNNNNNETPGAASPQLLVETSTKSSQPPHDAFEDLQKLLLNADDSRMDDFSVIKSEVLEDVEENPSVAELKHLKPGKNTTLLDKFHMQIRKRELYSKGSRVVEDLLEFMASQPIVHASEKSGGTQLKLVMDYPNKMQALFKPMRFPREQQTLPNHFYFTDYERHNAEIAAFHLDRLLDFRRCMPVTGRTLNMTTEIYQVTDSDILKTFFVSPAGNLCFHGKCTYYCDTSHAICGSPKDQLEGSFAAFLPDKSVVPRKVWRHPWRRSYHKRLKAQWETDSDYCNMVRELHPYNEGRRLLDLIDMSVFDFLTGNMDRHHYETFKLFGNETFTLHLDNGRGFGKPFHDEISCLSPLLQCCMIRESTLRTLLRYHNGPIRLSSAMRESMARDPVAPILWEPHLTALDRRIPIILQAVRDCINRGKLAKDEKNELGEPNNTETSE